Part of the Aciduliprofundum boonei T469 genome is shown below.
TCTTGAGCGCTTTTTTATTGTACATCTTCAAATTATCGTATTTTTTCAATTCCTCGCGATAGTACTCGATTAACCACCTTATCTTCTCTTTTCCCGGAGGAAGTGCCGCAAGATTCAATGTTCCTCCGAATTCATCGTAGAACAAATGAACTTCATGCCCGCGCATTGCCGAAATCCTAGCTGCTTCCAATCCTCCCGGGCCGCCGCCCACTATAACCACTCTCTTCTTTTCCTCCGCATTTTTTATTTCTATCTCTCTCCCAACCTGCGGATTTGCGCCGCATCTTATTCTCGTGTCCTCATCATGCCGTGCTTTGATGCACTCGCTGCAACCAATGCATTTCCTTATTTCATTCACTCTTCCTTCGCGAACCTTTATTAACCACTCAGGGTCCGCGATTAATGTTCTTCCCAACACGATCATATCTGCCTTTTCCCTCAGGATTTCCGCCGCAACCTCCGGCTCGCGGATCATTCCCACGGCTGCAACGGGTACCTTTAATGGGCGAATATTCTCCGCCAAATATGCTCTCCATCCCTGCTGGAACGGCATTGGCTCCAATCGCAGTTCTTTTGGCCCGAGTCCAATATCGGCTTGAATCATCTGGTAATAATTTTGAAGTTCCTCCGCGATTCTCTTTCCCTCATCGAGAGTTATTCCCCCGTCTAAGAAGTCATCCACCGCGAGGCGAATTGTCACAGGGAAATCCCAGCCACAGCGCTTCGCTATTTCTTTTCTTATTTCGATTGCAAATTTCGTTCGCTCGCCCCATGAATCGTCCCGGGTATTGGTTAAAGGAGAGAGAAATTGATTCACCAATAATCCATGGGCACCCTGCACTTCCACCATGTCAAATCCCGCCTTGCAAGCGATTTCCGCGGCGGTGCCGTAATTTTCCACTATTTCCCTTATTTTTTCATCGCTCAGGAAATTCACACCCTTCTTTTTCCAGCCCTCGTGCGTGAGCTCGACGGAAATGAGCGAGTCGTATTTTTGCAATCTTCTCGCTATATTTTTCCAGTCTTCGTAGAAATCCCAAGAATCTATTCTTGGTTCATAAGCGCCATGCTTCCCCTCGGGATACGACACGCACGAGTTCTCCACTATGAGCAATCCGACTTCACCCTTTGCTCGGGTTTCGTAATGCTTGATGAACAACTCACTTAAATGGCCATCCTCTCTACCAAAATTTGTGGATACGGGAGGAAATATGACACGGTTTTTGCTCTCTAAACCTCCTATTTTAATTGGTTTAAATATTTCATCGTACATGCTTTCGGCATGCCTAAAAAGTATTTCAAATTATCTTTAAACATCTCTCTGAAAGTTTTTAAGTTTAAAAAGAAAATTAATGCCCCTCGCATTCTCCCTTTCTCTTCTTTTCTTTTTCGATTTTCTCTTTCCAGTACGGGTCCACTTCAAGCATATTGTGGATGAACGCATCTATCACGTCCCTTATTCTTCCGCCAGCGCCGGTGACTACATTGATGCCCAATTGCTGGAAAAATTCTGTCGCTCTGGGTCCCATGCCGTAAGCGATTACAACCTCGCCACCATGCTCTTTTACGAAATTCGGCAGGTCTCCGGGGCCATGCTCCTCGAATGGAACAGGAACGACTTCTACATTCTTAATCTCTCCGTTTTCAATATCCACGAAGGTGTAGTACGGGGAACGGCCAAAATGACCGCTAACCTTGCTATCCAACCCTTCATCGCTTATGCTCGGTATTGCTACTCTCATCTTATCACCTCATTGAGCCATGTATAACTATTTCAAAAATTTTTGGTATTTGTTAGGTGCCTTAGTTTATTTGTTTACCATGTTTTTCAGTTCTATATGCTTATATTGGGGTTATTAATAAAGTAAAAATTTTTGTATTTCTAAGTTTTAGCGACTTTTATGAAGAATAAGATAGTCCCGTTCATAGTTTTATTCTTAATGTTGGGTATGATAGGTGTAGGGATTAATTCTGGATCTGTGCAAGGAGTAAATGGGGATGAAGGTTTTCATTTTAGCGTTTATAAGTTTCACTACAAAGTACGGATAAATAACGACAAGGGTCTGAAAAAATTTGTTGAGAAAAACAGTTTCTCTGGAAATGGAACTGAAGAATCGCCCTATGTTATTTCCATTAATATTTCAAATTCACCATCAGGGATCTACATAGGTAATACCTCATCCTATTTTATTTTGAAAAACTCAAAGTTCTCTCATTTCAGAAAAGATTGGTATGGGGAGATGGGAATAGTACTGAATAATGTGAAAAATGCAGAGATTCAAAACATAAGTTTTTGTAATTATAACAAAGATGTTCTACTCACCCTCATTTACATCATCAACTCGTCAAATATTAAAATTTCACACATATATTTCTATGATTCATACCTCAACGGTGCAGAGCTTTGGATATACCATAGTTCGCACATCTCCGCGTGGGATCTCACGGGCATGAACATGAAATTTGATTTCTGGACCTCATATTCTGATAATATTTCTATTTCGGATTCTTATTTTAACTCTCATGTTGGGCTCGTTGGATATTCTGAAAATATTACCATTAAACAAATTCGTTTTTTGGGAAGTGGATTAAATGTCATTGGATCTTACAATGTATGGGTAGAAAATAACACATTTAGTGGGAGAGCCTCAGGAGTTTCGAATATTGGAAGTTATTACATTTTGGTAAAGAATAATAGATTCTTTTACAACAGAGATGGTATTTACGTAGAGGGTTTAAATTTCCCTGTGCATAACAACGAGATAACTGGAAACCTGTTTGCATACTCTGAGGATTATGGGATAGAATTATCAGGTGATGGCTCAAATTATATATGGGGCAACATATTTTTAAATTCCACAGCAAAAGATGGGGGATACACTCCCGGTGGCTTTTATTGGAACTATACATACGCTCCGTACTCTTTCTGGAACTCCTCCTCTATTGGTAATTACTGGGATAACTGGGCAAATAAAAATAATACGAATGATAAAAATCACGATGGAATTGTAGATTATCCATACAAGATACCTGGGCATGCGCATGCCGTTGATTATTACCCACTCAAGAAAATACCGTTCAATTACTCACTGCCACCATCTTCACCCCGTAACCTAACGATTAAGGATATAAACGGACATTTCAAACTCTCCTGGAAGGTTCCTAGCTACAGAGGAGATGGAATATTAGAATACAGGATATATCGCGATGGTAAGCTTATAGCCAATGTTGGAAGCAATTTAACGACCTACACGGATAATATCTCTGATGGAAAAGAGCATGTATACTGGGTTTCTGCTGTCGGTCCCGGAGGGGAGAGTGCAATGAGCAACGAAGTGAGGGTATTATCGATGCATCTGAATTATGCTTATGTTGTGATTCCAATAGGAATAGTTTCAATATTTATTGTTGGAGTATTTATCTGGAAAAAGAAAGTAGTTTAATAATGGTTAATAAAACTCATACTTTCATTGTTTGTCTTGCCACTCTTATTGCGTTAGGTATAGCTCTTCTGAAGATAAAACCCCCTTGCATTATTAAATCTTTGAGCAAGTAAATAGGTCTCACATAGAAAGAGACATAAGCCCACTGCAAGAATTTTGTAATTTCTTGAGTAGTGAAGTGCATTAGTTTCATAACTGGGTCTAGAGTGGTATACTTTCTCCAGTTAAATGTTAAAATCAAATTCCTTGCCATAGCATAGTTCCATAATCTTGTTCCCGGATAAGGAGTTGCTACTGTGAACTGTGCATAATCCACTCCAACTTTCTTTGAGAATTTTATTGTTTTCTTTATATCCTCTTTTGTCTCTTCGGGAAACCCTATTATGAACGCCCCCAACGCATGCAATTTATGAGCTCTTGCCTTCTTTACTGCTGCTAGAGATTGTTCGGGGGTTATTCTCTTGCCTATGAAATCTAATGTTTTTTGTGAACCTGATTCTATTCCAAAGTAAACAGTGTGGCATCCCCCATATTTTAATGCATCCGCGACTTCATTCGTGAAAATATCTACGCGGGAAGAAGCGGTCCAGGAAATATCTAATCCTTCTTTTCTTATCATCTTGGAGATTCTTATTGCCCTTGGCCTGTTCAATGTGAATGTATCATCCAAGAATTCTATTTCCTTGCGGCCATATTCTTCCCGGAGTATTTTAAGCTCCTCAATCACCCTAGAATCGCTGTGCCCACGCCATCTTTTTCCAAATTGCAGGGAAGAGGAGCAAAATGCACAGTTAAATGGGCAACCGCGGGATGTCATAATAGTTCCAAATTTTACACCATCCGCTTGGTATCTATCCATTGGAAGTAAATCGTAAGATGGAATTGGAATAGAATCAACATCTTTGATAAGCGGTCTTGCTAGATTATTCTTCACTTTATCTCCCATATTTATGCTTAATCCTAAAATATTAGAAGGATCCCTGTTTTTATCTAAGGTATCTACTAGTTCTTTGAATGTTAGCTCTCCTTCCCCGCGCACAATGTAATCTATGCAGGGGCACTCTTTGAATGTCCTCTCAGGAGTGAATGTAACATGGGGCCCTCCCATAACAATTTTCACATTCTCGTTGAGCTTTTTTGCCGTCTTTGAAATAATGTAAGCATCTGGCATCATTGAAGTTGTGGATGTTATACCTATTAAATCTGGATTGTAGCTTTTTATTATTCTTTTCACATCATCATAATTTAAATCTTCTGCCAAAGAATCCACTATTTTCACATCATGCTCATCGCGAACCATTGAGGCTAAGTAAGCTAAACCCAGAGGTGGCCCTGTTGTACCCACTATTGCCTTTATGGCGCTTATTGTAGGAGGAGATATCAACAGGATTCTCATGCTTATCACTTGCTTAGTATCATATGAGGTGCTTTCATTTCCTCTTGTAAATGATGAATATTATTTGTCTTCAATTTCTCCCATTCATCTTTCATCAATATGCACCCAGGATCAGGTGCCTTTATGTATCCATAATATGCATAGGCCCTGGCTCTGCATCCACCACATACATATCTAAATGGACAGGAAGAGCATGCGTAATCTGCAGCATCTCTATCTCTAAGAGCATTGAGAACTTCACTGTTCTTCCATACATTCACAAAACCATCCTTTATGACATTTCCAACCTTTATGGGGAGGAATACGCAGGGCTGAATATCTCCATTGTGTTCAATAGAGCAGTAAATACGTCCAGCACCACAACCTCCTATAAATTCAGTGAGGGCCTTAGCAGCACCACCGAATCCTGTGGGTATTTCCATCTCAGCAAAGTGCGTTGGTGACACTTTATCTCCAGTACCCTCATCCATAGCTGTTATGGAAATTCTTGAATATGCTGGGCATGTAGAAAATATATCTAAACCTCCTGTCTGCCATTCTTTATACAGGTAATTCATCAACTCTTCTCTCTCCTCAGGAGTTAAATCCTCGTTCATTATATCCTTACCTCTGCCAGTGGGGATGAAATTGAAAACTATAAATCTGTCAACTTTTAGTTCTCTCGCCAGTTTCATTATTTCGGGTATGGAGTCTAAGTTCTCGTGGGTGGCTGTTGTTGCAATGCCCACTTGTAATCCTACTGCTTTTGCATTCTTTATACCTCTAATTGTTGCATTGAAAGCACCTTTCACACCACGGAACTCATCATGTATCTCTGCATTGGGGCCATCTAAGCTTATTTCTACATACCCTATCCCCACTTCTTTCAATTTACGAGCCATTTTTTCAGAGATAAGCGTGCCATTTGTAGCCACAGTTAGATAGAATCCCTTTGACTTTGCATACCTTGCCACTTTTAGAAAATCTTTATTTGTAAGCGGCTCTCCTCCAGAGAATGATATTGCAGCCACACCTGCCTCATCCAGCTGATCTACAACCTGATATTTTTGCTCAAGAGTGAGTTCATCCCGTGCTGGATATGGAGTTGCATTTGCATAGCAGTGTTTGCATTTTAAGTTGCATTGCTTGGTAAAGTTCCAAACAACCATAAACGGGGCGATTAATCTTTGAGGTCTTGTAATTCCGTACTCGGCAATACTTCTTATTATAACGGCAAACGCTTTGCGCATGTAGGAATCTTTTAAAAAATTCTTAATTACCTCCGGACTGCCACCAAACTTTTCAGCACCCTTTTCAAGGGCCTCACCCACAATCTTTGCGTGAAGTCTTTCTTTCAAACCCTTTGGTTTTTCAACCTCTGCATATATAGCAAATGACTTCTCAAGTTTCTTAACTTCTGTCATTTCCTTCATTATGAACCTTGTAAATTTGTGGTCCATTACTTTGTTCAGATAGTCTATTATTTCACCCTCACTCAAATTCTCCTTTTTTTCCATTTTTATCTCACCTCTTTTTCCAATTTTCCTAAATACTCTATGCCCTCCTCCAGATGTCTCAAAAGCTCGGCATATTCCTCATCTTTTCCTTCTAATGCCATCTTTGCCTCTGTCAAAAAGTTCTTCACTTTCAACCTCTCGTTCTTTATTATTCTGATAAAATCTATCACAGCAGAATAGGTGTAGCATTTTACACCCTTCTTCCTCTCAATCATCTCATGTCTCCTTAGCTGATTTAAGGCATTTACCACGGAACTATAGGCATATCCGATTTCATTTGCGATTTCCTTAGCAGTCATGGGTTTTTGTTTCATCACCAATAGTGCGTATATTGCAGCTTCTAACTCTCCAAAGCCCCAGTGAATCATAACACGCCTCAGAGATTCATAAGTTTTATGTTCTTTCAAATC
Proteins encoded:
- a CDS encoding NifB/NifX family molybdenum-iron cluster-binding protein, translated to MRVAIPSISDEGLDSKVSGHFGRSPYYTFVDIENGEIKNVEVVPVPFEEHGPGDLPNFVKEHGGEVVIAYGMGPRATEFFQQLGINVVTGAGGRIRDVIDAFIHNMLEVDPYWKEKIEKEKKRKGECEGH
- a CDS encoding FAD-dependent oxidoreductase, translating into MYDEIFKPIKIGGLESKNRVIFPPVSTNFGREDGHLSELFIKHYETRAKGEVGLLIVENSCVSYPEGKHGAYEPRIDSWDFYEDWKNIARRLQKYDSLISVELTHEGWKKKGVNFLSDEKIREIVENYGTAAEIACKAGFDMVEVQGAHGLLVNQFLSPLTNTRDDSWGERTKFAIEIRKEIAKRCGWDFPVTIRLAVDDFLDGGITLDEGKRIAEELQNYYQMIQADIGLGPKELRLEPMPFQQGWRAYLAENIRPLKVPVAAVGMIREPEVAAEILREKADMIVLGRTLIADPEWLIKVREGRVNEIRKCIGCSECIKARHDEDTRIRCGANPQVGREIEIKNAEEKKRVVIVGGGPGGLEAARISAMRGHEVHLFYDEFGGTLNLAALPPGKEKIRWLIEYYREELKKYDNLKMYNKKALKNDVVALEPDAIIMATGSKPFLPCPPLRDFVYLYEDVLRGEVKFEGKSIVVGGGGLVGCETANMLAEKNKVIIVEMMPEVAQGMETLSKKHLLKELQEKGVKILTNTKIVDVARGEIIVEKEGEQMLIEADAMIAAFGSRPFVPFRIEDVPTHIIGDAKSVRNIYSAVSEGFEVGMKI
- a CDS encoding B12-binding domain-containing radical SAM protein encodes the protein MRILLISPPTISAIKAIVGTTGPPLGLAYLASMVRDEHDVKIVDSLAEDLNYDDVKRIIKSYNPDLIGITSTTSMMPDAYIISKTAKKLNENVKIVMGGPHVTFTPERTFKECPCIDYIVRGEGELTFKELVDTLDKNRDPSNILGLSINMGDKVKNNLARPLIKDVDSIPIPSYDLLPMDRYQADGVKFGTIMTSRGCPFNCAFCSSSLQFGKRWRGHSDSRVIEELKILREEYGRKEIEFLDDTFTLNRPRAIRISKMIRKEGLDISWTASSRVDIFTNEVADALKYGGCHTVYFGIESGSQKTLDFIGKRITPEQSLAAVKKARAHKLHALGAFIIGFPEETKEDIKKTIKFSKKVGVDYAQFTVATPYPGTRLWNYAMARNLILTFNWRKYTTLDPVMKLMHFTTQEITKFLQWAYVSFYVRPIYLLKDLIMQGGFIFRRAIPNAIRVARQTMKV
- a CDS encoding right-handed parallel beta-helix repeat-containing protein; translation: MKNKIVPFIVLFLMLGMIGVGINSGSVQGVNGDEGFHFSVYKFHYKVRINNDKGLKKFVEKNSFSGNGTEESPYVISINISNSPSGIYIGNTSSYFILKNSKFSHFRKDWYGEMGIVLNNVKNAEIQNISFCNYNKDVLLTLIYIINSSNIKISHIYFYDSYLNGAELWIYHSSHISAWDLTGMNMKFDFWTSYSDNISISDSYFNSHVGLVGYSENITIKQIRFLGSGLNVIGSYNVWVENNTFSGRASGVSNIGSYYILVKNNRFFYNRDGIYVEGLNFPVHNNEITGNLFAYSEDYGIELSGDGSNYIWGNIFLNSTAKDGGYTPGGFYWNYTYAPYSFWNSSSIGNYWDNWANKNNTNDKNHDGIVDYPYKIPGHAHAVDYYPLKKIPFNYSLPPSSPRNLTIKDINGHFKLSWKVPSYRGDGILEYRIYRDGKLIANVGSNLTTYTDNISDGKEHVYWVSAVGPGGESAMSNEVRVLSMHLNYAYVVIPIGIVSIFIVGVFIWKKKVV
- a CDS encoding radical SAM/SPASM domain-containing protein, whose protein sequence is MEKKENLSEGEIIDYLNKVMDHKFTRFIMKEMTEVKKLEKSFAIYAEVEKPKGLKERLHAKIVGEALEKGAEKFGGSPEVIKNFLKDSYMRKAFAVIIRSIAEYGITRPQRLIAPFMVVWNFTKQCNLKCKHCYANATPYPARDELTLEQKYQVVDQLDEAGVAAISFSGGEPLTNKDFLKVARYAKSKGFYLTVATNGTLISEKMARKLKEVGIGYVEISLDGPNAEIHDEFRGVKGAFNATIRGIKNAKAVGLQVGIATTATHENLDSIPEIMKLARELKVDRFIVFNFIPTGRGKDIMNEDLTPEEREELMNYLYKEWQTGGLDIFSTCPAYSRISITAMDEGTGDKVSPTHFAEMEIPTGFGGAAKALTEFIGGCGAGRIYCSIEHNGDIQPCVFLPIKVGNVIKDGFVNVWKNSEVLNALRDRDAADYACSSCPFRYVCGGCRARAYAYYGYIKAPDPGCILMKDEWEKLKTNNIHHLQEEMKAPHMILSK
- a CDS encoding helix-turn-helix domain-containing protein, coding for MRDLKEHKTYESLRRVMIHWGFGELEAAIYALLVMKQKPMTAKEIANEIGYAYSSVVNALNQLRRHEMIERKKGVKCYTYSAVIDFIRIIKNERLKVKNFLTEAKMALEGKDEEYAELLRHLEEGIEYLGKLEKEVR